One Paraburkholderia phymatum STM815 genomic window, TCGCAGCAGGTCGCGCAGATCATCTCGGTGATCGAAGGGATCGCGTTTCAGACCAACATCCTCGCGCTGAACGCGGCCGTCGAAGCCGCACGCGCCGGCGAGCAGGGCCGCGGCTTCGCGGTCGTCGCAGGCGAGGTGCGCACGCTTGCGCAACGCAGCGCGTCGGCGGCGAAGGAAATCAAGGACCTGATCGACGAATCGGTGAACCGCGTGAATAGCGGCACCGCGCTCGTCGACGAAGCCGGCCGCACGATGGGCGAGATCGTGCAATCGGTGCGTCAGGTGTCCGACCTGATGGGCGAAATCAGCGCCGCGTCGGGCGAACAGCATCGCGGCATCGAACAGGTCAACGTCGCAATCTCGCAGATGGATGAAGTGACGCAGCAGAACGCGGCGCTCGTCGAAGAAGCATCGGCGGCGGCGCAGTCGATGGCATCGCAAGCTTCCACGCTGCGCGAACTGGTGTCGACGTTCCGCTTGCCCGCAACGCGGGAAGCGAGAACGACGCTCGGGCCTTCGGCCTCGAAGCACGTTGCACGCGCCGCAGTCTCCCTGCCGACGAAGCCGCGCAGCGTAACACCCGCAAGGCCGCAGGTCATCGCTGCGCCCAAGGCAGAACCGGCGATGAGCCGCGCCGAAGCCGACTGGGAAACGTTCTGAAGATCGGCGCATCCCGGCTACACCGCGTGATGCGCCACTCGAATTTCACTTGTTCCAGCATACCGACATACGCTATTCATGTTCTGCTCGCGAAACCAGCTCATCGGGATCGAGCACGCAGTCGGCAAGCTCCATCAGATTGCTCGCGAACATGGAGGGCTTCCATTGTTCGACCGTCAGCCGCGCGCGTGCGGATAGGCGTTCGCGCAGCGCGTCGTCCAACGCGAGCGTGCGCATGCGCGCCGCGAGCATCTCCGTGTTACCGGGTTCGATCACATACCCGTTGACGCCGTTCACCACGAGTTCGCGCGCGACGCCGCATGTGTGCGTGACGATGGCCGTGCGCGATGCCGCGAACGCCTCGTTGACGCAAAGGCCCCATTGATCGAACTCGCTGGCCAGCACGACGAAATCGGACAGTCCGTAGATCGCGGGCATCTCGCCATTCGGCAACGCATCGAGAAATCGCACGCTGCCGTCGAGTTCGCGCTGCGAAACGAGGCTTCTCAGCGCCGGCTCGTCGCCGCCTTGCCCGATCAGGACCAGTTCGATTGCCTGGTCGGCAAGGCCGGAACGGGCAAACGCATTGATCACGACATCGACGTTCTTGCGCGCGACGAAGCGGCTCACGCACAGCACATAACGGCGCGGCAGGCCGCGCCGATCGCGCACTTCATCGGCAGTCGAATGTGCGGCCGCCGCGCGACGGGAAAACTGGTCGACATCGATCACATCGAAGCCCACCCGCGAACGCCAGCGCGGAATGCCGAGAAACTCCGCATAGTCGCGATGCCGCTCACCGGCGACGAGCGCGGCATCGAACCGTCGCACCAGATGCCTCTTCAGCCATTCCTTGATGTCGCTGCGCGGGCCATCGTCGGCTTTGGAGTCCGACATATAGATCAACGCGAAAGACCGCGTGAACCGTCTGAGGAAACAGAGCCACAACGAATACGGCGTGTCGTAGCCCAACGTGACAACCACATCGGGCTCGACTCGCCGGACGATCGCAGCGAGTCGCGCAAACACACGCAACCAGCGGCCGCCTGCATCGCTGATATCGTTCTCCAATGTGGTGACCCGCTCGTGACGCTGCTCGAAAAACGATGCGCGCCGCGTCTGCGGAAACGAATAAAAACCCGATCGGCCGAATACTTCGACGAGACAGACCTCGTCGCCGCGCCTCGCCGCAAGTTGCATCAATGCTTCGTAACGCGGCACATGGTAGTCACCCAGGTGACCGATAACGAACAGCATCCGCATGACGTCCTCAGAACACCGCTATTGGCAGAACCGCATGACGCGCTAGCACGTCGGGATGCCATTATTGATATCGACGATCTTTCCGATCGTTCCAGACCACTGGCGGACGCTGCACCAGCCGGCCATTTACTCTATTACGTGCGGCACATTACGTTCGTATGTATTGCAACTCGTGACTGCAATTTGTCGATTAAAAACTGTTGTTCGGAACGCAGCCTTTCCTGATGCGCGTGCACTACTCTCTTTTAAAAATCGACTCACAAAGATAGACTGGGCTGCATCGCTCGTGTCTGTACAAAATACTCGCGCTTCTTTCAAACCGTAAGAAGAACAATGCCTCTGGCTTCTGCGCGCAAACAGAGCGAGGCTACTTCATCCCTCACATGACGGCTCTCGGGAACAATACCAAGAAAAACAGGGGCGGTTGCACACATGTGAGCACGTCGTCACTTGTCAGGCTGTCGCGCGCCGTCCTTCTTCTCTGTCTTGGCTTCGTTTGCTCCGCGACTGCGCGTGGGTCGACTGCGGACTGCAGTGCCGGCACGCTCGTCACAGTCGTCGCACATCTCGACGACGATCTGTTGTTCGTCGAGCCAGCAATCAGCGAACGGCTGCGCGCGGGATGGTGCGTTACGACGGTACATCTGATCGGCGGCGCCAACGGCGCGAACTTCGCTTACGTGCAAAAGCGCGAGGAAGGCTCGCGTCTCGCCTACGCGCGCGCCGCTGGCGTGCCGAACGCGTGGGATGAATCGACGCTGAAAATTGCGGGGCAACCCGTGTATCAACTCACGTTGAAAGCGCAACCCCGTGTGCGCCTGCTCGAACTCCGACTGCCTGGCGGC contains:
- a CDS encoding glycosyltransferase family 4 protein, which produces MLFVIGHLGDYHVPRYEALMQLAARRGDEVCLVEVFGRSGFYSFPQTRRASFFEQRHERVTTLENDISDAGGRWLRVFARLAAIVRRVEPDVVVTLGYDTPYSLWLCFLRRFTRSFALIYMSDSKADDGPRSDIKEWLKRHLVRRFDAALVAGERHRDYAEFLGIPRWRSRVGFDVIDVDQFSRRAAAAHSTADEVRDRRGLPRRYVLCVSRFVARKNVDVVINAFARSGLADQAIELVLIGQGGDEPALRSLVSQRELDGSVRFLDALPNGEMPAIYGLSDFVVLASEFDQWGLCVNEAFAASRTAIVTHTCGVARELVVNGVNGYVIEPGNTEMLAARMRTLALDDALRERLSARARLTVEQWKPSMFASNLMELADCVLDPDELVSRAEHE